The Aythya fuligula isolate bAytFul2 chromosome 2, bAytFul2.pri, whole genome shotgun sequence genome contains a region encoding:
- the FAM8A1 gene encoding protein FAM8A1: MAEAGGGGPAGGCERSPAEPPPPSPPPPPPQSPPAEGKALSAAEYARRVHQWLWDSYCGYLSWQSGLPALLAASAAASAAAGSRPGPTPRAAPGSGTAPREPAGRPAGREFVIPSLAHRFIAEMVDFFILFFIKATIVLSIMHLSGIKDISKFAMHYIIEEIDEDTSMEDLQKMMVVALIYRLLVCFYEIICIWGAGGATPGKFLLGLRVVTCDTSVLVAPSRVLVIPSSNVSMTTSTIRALIKNFSIASFFPAFITLLFFQHNRTAYDIVAGTIVVRRNGIR, from the exons ATGGCGgaggccggcggcggcggcccggcGGGCGGCTGCGAGAGGAGCCCCGCGGagcccccccctccttctcctcctcctcctccccctcagTCCCCTCCGGCAGAAGGGAAGGCTCTGAGCGCGGCCGAGTACGCTCGGCGGGTGCACCAGTGGCTGTGGGACTCGTACTGCGGCTACCTCAGCTGGCAGAGCGGGCTGCCCGCCCTCCTCGCCGCCTCCGCCGCGGCCAgcgcc GCAGCGGGCAGCAGGCCCGGCCCCACGCCCCGGGCTGCCCCCGGCAGCGGCACGGCCCCCAGGGAGCCGGCGGGGCGGCCGGCAG GTCGCGAGTTCGTTATCCCTTCACTGGCCCACAGGTTCATAGCAGAGATGGTGgatttctttattctcttcttcATCAAAGCGACCATTGTTTTAAGTATTATGCACCTCAGTGGGATAAA GGACATCTCTAAATTTGCTATGCATTACATAATAGAAGAAATAGATGAAGATACATCCATGGAAGACTTGCAGAAAATGATGGTAGTAGCTCTCATCTACAGGTTATTAGTCTGCTTCTATGAG ataaTCTGTatttggggagcaggaggagctaCCCCAGGGAAGTTCTTGCTCGGACTGCGAGTTGTGACGTGTGACACATCTGTACTCGTTGCTCCCAGCCGTGTGCTAGTCATTCCTTCCTCAAATGTCAGCATGACAAC gtcTACAATAAGAGCTTTGATCAAGAATTTTTCTattgcttccttttttcctgcattcattacactgctgttttttcagCATAACAGAACAGCCTATGATATTGTAGCAGGAACTATTGTGGTAAGAAGAAATGGAATCAGATGA